A region from the Clostridium beijerinckii genome encodes:
- a CDS encoding LacI family transcriptional regulator, protein MKITIVDVAKKANVSVATVSRVMNGNYPVKAETKKRVLEVVEELNYIPNMQARELTQQKSATIGVVVPSINNMFFPEVIKGIESNLKLNSLSLILACSNNDAEEEKSCVNNLLSRNVSGIIVIDPNTDNVNSKFYHNISKQTPLVFVNGHSVSTNISSVINDEAMGSTIALNYLLENNHKDILFVRGKDSYSYDVKEKVYKETMKDLHNFKTENIINIGNGNSNETVDNTVNIFLKVLKTTSATAVFACNDLMAVGVLNACKKLNLHVPNNLSIIGFDNISLSKFVEPKLTTIDQNMFHLGTNAAMLLLEKIEYNNSYSKRIILVNSLIERDTVGPI, encoded by the coding sequence ATGAAAATTACCATAGTAGATGTGGCGAAAAAAGCAAATGTATCTGTTGCAACAGTTTCAAGAGTAATGAACGGAAATTACCCTGTAAAGGCTGAAACAAAAAAGAGAGTATTAGAAGTAGTAGAAGAGCTTAATTATATTCCTAATATGCAAGCACGTGAACTTACACAGCAAAAGTCAGCTACTATCGGTGTTGTAGTTCCTAGTATTAATAATATGTTTTTTCCTGAAGTTATAAAGGGCATTGAAAGTAACTTAAAACTTAATTCTTTATCTTTAATCTTAGCTTGCAGCAACAATGATGCTGAAGAAGAAAAATCATGCGTTAATAATTTATTATCTAGGAATGTATCTGGAATAATAGTTATTGACCCTAATACAGATAATGTTAATTCTAAATTTTATCATAATATTTCAAAGCAAACTCCACTTGTCTTTGTAAATGGTCATTCAGTATCTACCAATATTTCATCAGTTATTAATGATGAAGCTATGGGTTCAACGATTGCTCTAAATTATCTTTTAGAAAATAATCATAAGGATATATTGTTTGTTAGAGGAAAAGATAGTTATTCTTATGATGTAAAAGAAAAAGTATATAAAGAAACAATGAAAGACTTACATAATTTTAAAACTGAAAATATTATTAACATAGGTAATGGGAATAGTAATGAAACTGTGGATAATACTGTTAATATATTTCTTAAAGTATTAAAAACAACTTCTGCAACTGCTGTTTTTGCATGTAATGATCTTATGGCTGTCGGTGTTCTTAACGCTTGCAAAAAATTAAATTTACATGTCCCAAACAATCTATCCATTATAGGATTTGATAATATATCTCTGAGTAAGTTTGTAGAACCAAAATTAACAACTATAGATCAAAACATGTTCCATCTTGGAACTAATGCAGCAATGTTATTACTAGAAAAGATAGAATATAATAATTCTTATAGCAAGAGAATAATACTTGTAAATTCTCTAATTGAACGTGATACTGTAGGCCCAATTTAA
- the galT gene encoding UDP-glucose--hexose-1-phosphate uridylyltransferase, with the protein MINYEINRLINFAMQQNLISEEDKIYSTNMILGVLNLNEFNTTEVNETLETPTPILENILDYATEQNLIENTVTERDLLDTLIMNCVMPRPSEVINKFNELYTASKEKATQYYYNLSIASNYIRKDRINNNIVWKSATEYGDLDITINLSKPEKDPRDIAKAKLVKSSSYPKCLLCKENEGFYGHINHPARQTHRIIPLDFTQGQKYFLQYSPYTYYNEHCIIFNDQHIPMKINKDTFRNLLIFTNILPHYFAGSNADLPIVGGSILSHDHYQGGHYTFAMAESPIEKIYTVSGYENVEIGRVKWPMSVVRLSGNDKDTLLDLADHVLTSWRNYSDESVNILSHTGDEPHNTITPIARKRNGKYELDLVLRNNRTSNEHPLGIFHPHDEVHHIKKENIGLIEVMGLAVLPARLKEELNTLKEYLINKTPDVSNDETVEKHSDWYKYLLEKHSNISEKNAYEILQEEVGLKFLEVLCHAGVFKRDETGFVAFDKFINTL; encoded by the coding sequence ATGATAAATTATGAAATAAACAGACTTATAAATTTTGCTATGCAACAAAACCTTATAAGCGAAGAAGATAAAATATATTCTACTAATATGATTCTTGGAGTACTTAACTTAAATGAATTTAATACTACAGAAGTTAATGAAACATTAGAAACTCCAACCCCCATATTAGAAAACATATTAGATTATGCCACAGAGCAAAACTTGATAGAAAACACTGTGACTGAAAGAGATTTATTGGATACTTTAATAATGAATTGTGTAATGCCTAGACCTTCAGAGGTTATAAACAAATTCAACGAATTATATACGGCCTCTAAAGAAAAGGCAACACAGTATTATTATAATTTGAGCATAGCATCTAATTATATAAGAAAAGATAGAATTAATAACAATATAGTTTGGAAGTCCGCTACAGAATATGGTGATTTAGATATAACAATAAATTTATCAAAACCAGAAAAAGATCCAAGAGATATAGCAAAAGCTAAATTAGTTAAATCAAGTTCATATCCCAAATGTTTGTTATGCAAAGAAAATGAAGGATTTTATGGACATATAAATCATCCTGCTAGACAAACTCATAGAATTATACCTTTAGATTTTACTCAAGGGCAAAAGTATTTTTTGCAATACTCTCCTTATACTTACTATAATGAGCATTGCATAATCTTCAATGACCAACATATACCTATGAAAATAAACAAGGATACTTTTAGAAATCTACTAATATTTACAAATATATTACCTCATTACTTTGCTGGATCTAATGCAGATTTACCTATAGTTGGGGGCTCTATACTTTCTCATGATCATTATCAAGGTGGTCATTATACCTTTGCTATGGCAGAGTCTCCTATAGAGAAAATATATACTGTATCTGGCTATGAAAATGTGGAAATAGGCAGAGTTAAATGGCCTATGTCTGTTGTTAGACTTTCAGGTAATGATAAAGATACATTACTAGATTTAGCAGATCATGTATTGACCTCTTGGAGAAATTATTCTGATGAATCAGTAAATATACTAAGTCATACAGGTGATGAACCACATAATACTATAACTCCTATTGCAAGAAAGAGAAATGGTAAATATGAGCTAGATTTAGTACTCCGAAATAACAGAACTAGCAATGAGCATCCTCTTGGTATTTTCCACCCTCATGATGAAGTTCATCATATAAAGAAAGAGAACATAGGACTTATTGAAGTTATGGGACTTGCGGTACTTCCTGCAAGATTAAAAGAAGAATTAAATACTTTAAAAGAATATTTAATTAACAAGACTCCTGATGTTTCAAATGATGAAACAGTAGAAAAACATTCTGATTGGTATAAATATCTTTTAGAAAAACACTCAAATATTTCTGAGAAAAATGCTTATGAAATATTACAAGAAGAAGTTGGACTTAAATTCCTAGAAGTATTATGTCATGCTGGAGTTTTCAAGAGAGATGAAACTGGCTTTGTTGCTTTTGATAAATTTATAAATACATTATAA
- a CDS encoding galactokinase produces MDNINVLKNDFKELFQKDSENVFFSPGRVNLIGEHTDYNGGNVFPCALTIGTYAVVAKRDDKKVLVHSLNFKDLGIIEFSLDNMVNEKEHNWANYPKGVIKTFENHGYNIPSGFEIIFYGNIPNGSGLSSSASLEVLMGTILNESFDLNIDMVDIVKMCQEAENKFIGVNCGIMDQFAIGMGKEGCAILLDCNTLKYSYSKLNLAGHKIVIANTNKKRGLADSKYNERRSECEDALAKIQTVKNIIALGELTEEEFEEVKDCIGDPIKIKRAKHAVYENQRTLKAVKALEENNLELFGQLMNASHVSLRDDYEVTGIELDTLVELAWGTEGVVGARMTGAGFGGCTVSIVKDECIDNFKETIAVKYKEKIGYEPDFYVVSISDGTRRIS; encoded by the coding sequence ATGGATAATATTAATGTATTGAAAAATGATTTTAAGGAACTATTTCAAAAGGATTCTGAAAATGTTTTCTTTTCACCAGGTAGAGTTAATTTAATTGGGGAACATACTGATTATAATGGTGGTAATGTTTTTCCTTGTGCACTAACTATTGGTACTTATGCTGTAGTTGCTAAAAGAGATGATAAGAAGGTTTTGGTTCATTCTTTAAATTTTAAAGATTTAGGAATTATAGAATTTTCTTTAGATAATATGGTTAACGAAAAGGAACATAATTGGGCTAATTATCCTAAGGGTGTAATTAAAACTTTTGAAAATCATGGTTATAATATTCCAAGTGGTTTTGAAATAATTTTCTATGGTAACATTCCTAACGGGTCTGGATTATCATCTTCTGCTTCACTTGAAGTTTTAATGGGTACTATATTAAATGAATCCTTCGACCTAAATATTGATATGGTTGATATAGTTAAAATGTGCCAAGAGGCTGAAAATAAATTCATAGGTGTAAACTGTGGAATAATGGATCAATTTGCTATTGGAATGGGTAAAGAAGGTTGTGCAATACTTTTAGATTGTAATACTTTAAAATACTCTTACAGCAAATTAAATCTTGCTGGTCATAAAATAGTAATTGCAAACACAAATAAAAAAAGAGGTTTAGCTGACTCTAAATATAATGAAAGACGTAGTGAATGTGAAGATGCATTAGCTAAAATACAAACAGTTAAAAATATCATAGCTTTAGGTGAACTTACTGAAGAAGAATTTGAAGAAGTAAAAGATTGTATCGGCGACCCAATCAAAATAAAAAGAGCTAAACATGCTGTATATGAAAACCAAAGAACTTTAAAGGCTGTAAAAGCATTAGAAGAAAATAATTTAGAATTATTTGGTCAACTTATGAATGCATCTCACGTTTCTTTAAGAGATGATTACGAAGTTACTGGAATAGAATTAGATACTTTAGTTGAATTAGCTTGGGGAACTGAAGGTGTAGTTGGTGCACGTATGACTGGAGCAGGCTTTGGTGGATGCACTGTTAGTATTGTAAAAGATGAATGTATAGATAATTTCAAAGAAACTATCGCAGTTAAATATAAAGAAAAAATAGGTTATGAACCAGATTTCTACGTAGTTAGTATTTCTGATGGAACAAGACGAATCAGTTAA
- the galE gene encoding UDP-glucose 4-epimerase GalE codes for MSILVCGGAGYIGSHTVHELVNQNKDVIIVDNLQTGHMKAINSKAKFYKGDIRDAEFLDKVFSENNIEAIIHFAANSLVGESMEKPLLYFNNNVYGMQVLLESMVKHDIKNIVFSSTAAVYGEPKKIPILEDDETNPTNTYGETKLTMEKMMKWVSKAYGITYVSLRYFNACGALLDGSIGEDHFPESHLIPLILQVPLKKRDAITVFGEDYETPDGTCIRDYIHVLDLADAHIKAVDYLQKGNESNIFNLGNGVGFSVKEIIDSAKQATNEDIKVVIGERRAGDPAKLIASNEKAKKILGWEPKYTDVKDVISTAWGWHKNHPDGYGDRK; via the coding sequence ATGTCAATTTTAGTTTGCGGTGGTGCCGGATACATCGGTTCACATACAGTACATGAACTTGTAAATCAAAATAAGGATGTTATAATAGTTGATAATTTACAAACAGGCCATATGAAGGCTATAAATTCTAAGGCAAAATTTTATAAAGGTGATATAAGAGATGCTGAATTCTTAGATAAAGTCTTTTCTGAAAATAACATTGAAGCTATAATACATTTTGCTGCCAATTCCTTAGTTGGAGAGAGCATGGAAAAACCTCTATTATATTTCAATAATAATGTATATGGAATGCAAGTTTTACTTGAAAGCATGGTAAAGCATGACATTAAAAATATAGTTTTCTCTTCAACTGCTGCAGTATATGGGGAACCTAAAAAAATTCCTATCCTTGAGGATGATGAAACAAATCCAACTAATACTTATGGAGAAACAAAATTAACTATGGAAAAAATGATGAAATGGGTTAGCAAAGCTTATGGAATAACTTATGTTTCTTTAAGATACTTTAATGCATGTGGTGCTCTTCTTGATGGAAGCATAGGTGAAGATCATTTTCCTGAAAGTCACTTAATACCATTAATTCTTCAAGTTCCATTAAAGAAGAGAGATGCTATAACTGTTTTTGGTGAAGATTATGAAACGCCAGACGGTACATGTATTAGAGATTATATTCATGTGCTTGATTTAGCAGATGCACATATAAAAGCAGTTGACTATTTACAAAAAGGTAATGAGAGTAATATTTTCAACCTTGGTAATGGTGTTGGCTTTAGTGTTAAAGAAATCATTGATTCTGCAAAACAAGCTACTAATGAAGACATTAAAGTTGTCATTGGCGAAAGACGTGCTGGAGATCCTGCAAAATTAATTGCTTCAAATGAGAAAGCTAAAAAAATATTAGGTTGGGAGCCTAAATATACTGATGTAAAAGATGTAATCAGCACTGCTTGGGGATGGCATAAAAATCATCCAGATGGCTATGGAGACCGTAAATAA